CCAAAAAGACCGTTTCTGGTCAGATCCGCCTGCGCTCGGTGGAATCGGCCAGCCAGGTCAACATCAATTCGTTTGTCAAAGACCATGTAATGCCACATAGCACCATCAGGACTGATGGCTGGAAGGGCTACAACGGATTATCTAAAATTGGGTATGTCCACAAGCTCATGCGTCTTGACAGCCCGGAGGATGCCAGTAAAAAGCTACCAAGGGTTCATCGAGTATTCGCAAATTTGCAATCCTGGCTGATAGGAACCCATAAATTCGTGTCAAAAAAGCACGTTCAGAACTACTTGAACGAATATACCACCAGATTTAACGCCCGCCAGCACCCAATAGAGGTCTTTAACGATATTTTACGGCTTACCCTGCTGGCAGAACCAAGGACTTTACGGGGATTTACAGAGCCAGAACGGCCATTTTACCCCAATCCTGCGTAATCTGGTGAGTAAAGGGAATAAGCATTAAAGGAATTATGCGAAGGATCCCAGCCATTGGAAAAAACGATATCCAAACGACCATCTTTATTTAGATCTGCCACGGCAACGTCGTATGACTGACTTGTAGGCAATGCCGTCCTATTATAGTTGGTAAAATGCCCCTTATTGTCTCCCCAGTAAATATAAGATTCCGAACCCCACCAATTGGATATTATGATGTCCAAACCACCGTCATGATTCAAGTCACATACATAATTACCATGAGCGCCAGATGAGCCCAGCAAGGTCGTATCACCATTGTTAAAGCCGTCTTTGCTGCCCCAGTATATTATTGAATAGCTACCATAAAAACAGCTGAATAAAATATCCAAACAACCATCCCTATTCAAATCAGCTATAGAGTTACCCGTAGCACCGCTTGTAGGCAAAAGCGTTCGGTTAGTGCTGTCAAACCCAGTTTCCGTGCCCCAATAGATATATGAATTACTGCCCTGCATATTGCTGATCACCAGATCCGATTTGCCATCTTTGTTTAAGTCATACGTTGATCCCGGATTGGATTTCAAGCACCCGCTGTCGCTACCTTCCGTGGATGTAAAAACATTGGCATTAAAATCCCCGTCAGCGAAATCTGCCTGGCTGGCCTCCCGCCAGGTTTCGGCCCAGGCATTCTGCCCGACCACAAAAAGACAGGCCATGATGATGATCCCCGCTATCTTTTTCATTATTTTACTCCTAAACATTATTTTCCAAAGCATGACTATTTATACTAGAAATATACCTCTAATGATACCCGGTGTCAAGCAAAAAATAAATATTTTTATTCGAAGACTTTTTTATAGACCGCCAACGTATTTTCCGCCGTATTCTCCCAGGTAAATATCTTAGCCCGAAGCAGTCCCTTTTGAGTCAATTCGTCAGATAATCTGATGTTCTCCAGTATTTCCAATATCTTGTTCTTCAGCGATTCTTGATTGGTGGGATCAATCATTATCCCGGCATCGCCAGCCACTTCGGGCAGAGAGGTGGTGTTGGAGGTTATCACCGGGCAGCCCGAGGCCATGGCCTCCAGTACCGGCAGGCCGAATCCCTCGTATAGCGAAGGAAAGGCCAGGATATCTGAGGCGGCATAATAAAGCGGCAGGTCATCACCTGGGATATTATCCCTGACCAGGACCCTGCCGGACAGATCATTCGATGATATGTATGCCTGCTCCGCATTCGATATCCGTCCCACCTTAAGCAACAGGACATCCTGCCGGGACTTGGTTATCTGATTAAAGGCCATTAAAACTGTAATAAAATTTTTCCTGGGGGCCGGGGTGCCGACATGCAGGATAATTTTATCGCTTATCGAAAGGCCCAATTTCTGCCGGCATTCTGTCTTGTCCCGGAGATGGTATTCCGGCGAGACCCCCAGCATGATGGGGGTGATCTTATCCGGGCTTATCCGGTAGAACCTGACCAGGTCATCCTTGGTGGCCTGGGAGATGGAGATGATATGATCGGCCTTTTTAATTCCCGAATATAATATCCGGCGCCAGTATTTTTCCAGGAGCGAGCCCGGCATTATCAGCGGGATCAGGTCCAGGCAGGTTATTATCCGCCTTTTGCCGGGCTTAAGAAAGGACAGGTTCTGGCTTAGAATGTGGATATTTTCGCAGTGTTCATAGGCCCTGCTGCAATTTTTCCAGAAAAGAGGCTTGGCGATTGATTTAGCTACCGAGAGTCTGCTGTCCATGCCGTTTTTGCCGTAAAAGTCACAGGAGCCAGCCTGGTAATTATAATAGACGAATCTTATACCTGCCTGGTCTTTTAATGCCCGGTACAGATTCCAGGCATATACCCCGGCCCCGCTGTGTTCCGGCTGATCGTTGATGATGTCTACTTTCATGTGATCTGATTTTCCAGTAATAAGTTCAAACAAAAAACGGGCGGTCAAAGCCGCCCCATGGTCAAGACATTCTAGATTTCAAGCGATAGATCCAGCCTCATGGGGTGGCCCAATCCGGGGAAAGGCGTGTAGGCGTAGTCTATGGAATATTTTTTGTATTTGATGCCGAAGCCGGCACCCAGGCCGGCAAAGTCGTCTAGGTCAGAACCGTTCTGGATATCCCCCAGATTGCCGTTGTATCCCAGCCGAAGTGACAGATGTTTTATAAAATTCAATTCCGTGCCGAAATTCATTTTGAAGGAATTGTCGATAGCCTTGTTGCCGGCCAGCAAAATGACCAGCTGGTCGGAGAATGGACGGTATTCCATTCCGGCCCGGACCGTCAAAGGCATCTTCTCCTTGGTGGCGACGAAAGCCTTGGCCACCATCCCGATGTTATTAACCGACAACCCAAGTTTCAGACTGGTCCCGTAGTTCCTTTTTCCCTTGGCCATAAAAATCTTTTGGGCCACCATGGCCGGGTCCAGCTGGTAGATACAGCCCAGGTCAACCGCCCCGCCAGCCGCCGAATACTCAAGGGTCTTATCGTAGATGCCCTTGAGGCTTGCTCCGGCGTAAAGGTCTTTAAGAAGTTCCCGTCCATAACTGGCCTGGAGGACAAAAGACGAGTAGTTGAAATCCCCCAGTCCCGCTCCGGTGGGATCCAGCAGGGTGGTCTGTTTTATATCGCCGCTGTTCAGGTAGGACAATGACAGGCCGGCGGCGGATTTTTCCTTTAAGGGATGGACATAGGTTATATTGCCGATCTGGATGCCGGCGATATAATTGACATACCCGGCCGAGATCTTTTTGATATTGCAGTAAGGCAGTGCCCCCGGATTGTAAAGAATACATGAGGCATCGCCCCCCATGGCCACGGTGGCCTCGCCCAGCGAGGCCGGCAGGGCCTTGACCGGCACCCGCAGGAAGGAAAACCCGCTGTCCTCGGCCCGGGCCGGAATGGCGACAGCGGCCAGGGCGATTATCAGTATGCTGAGCCTTTTGATCATTCCTTGATGTCCCCCTGGTTATTGGGCGACAGAAAGAACACTTTCTGCCAGTGGTCGTCCGAATCGATGATCTGGCTGTTGTCGAAATTGAACGATGGGCGGGCCAACACCGAAGCGAACTCCTGACGGTGCATCCACAGCCAGTCCTGGACCTCCTCGTGCTCCAGGTTGTTCAAAAAATGAACGAACTCCTCCAGGGTGAACCCGCTCTGAGAACGGCTCTCGAACCAGGCCTCGATCTCGGTGCTGTCCAGGCTGGACAGCAGTTCGAACAGATCGCCCCAGTCATTCTCCAAACCAATGGCGTTTTTATTATAGCTTTTGAAATAGGTCATTATATCCTCACTGGTGTGAACACTTCCGGTCTAATGTTACCCGAAAAGGAGCCGATTGTCAACACAACCGGCGCCAGGCAAAACAGGATCTGCAATTTAGACACTGGACTAAAGACTAAAAATCCGAAATCCGAAACAAATCCGAAATTCCAAATCCAAATGACCCAAGCAACGATCCACTTCGTGAGTGCCGCGGTTTTGAACATTTGTATTTTGTCATTTGATATTGTTTCGTGTTTCGGGTTTCGTGCTTCGAATTTAAGAAAGGTCTACTGTCTGAATCACAGAAAACGGGATGCTCTATTTTCGGGATACGGTATTAAGCCCCTTCTTGCTGTTGTGGCGGGGATGTTTGGCCACAGCGTCTATGGCGTTGACCAGCGCGGCAATAACCTGCACCTTCAGCTGGGAGGTGGACATATTGACCATGGTATGAATATGCCCCCCTTCACTGGCCACATAATAAGAAGGAAGCTTATTTAGCGCGAAAGCCATAATATCAAGCTGACAGGTGCGGCAGTGACAAAGGTCGCCCCGGGCCAGCAATACATTTTTCAGTTCCTCTTTTACCAGCTTTTCGGTATAGTTGGTGAGCTTTGCCATCTGTTTCTCCTTTTGTTTTTATTTGGCCCGGCCCAGCAGGGCGGCCCCTATCTGGCTGGCATGAAAATTTATCCGTTCAAAATCGCTCAGCAGGTCCAAATGCATGGTGCTGGTCTCCCGGGATTCCTTGAATCCCGCCTGCAGCCTTCCCAGGTGCTTTTTATACAGCTCCTTTTCCAGGGCCAGCACCTGATCCTTGCGGTTGTGAGCATTTCTGGCCAGTTCCAAATCGCCGGAGGCCAGGGCTCCTATGGCCATATCCAGGGTGGCCAGGGTTTCCCGGTAGAGCGATTTGATTTCATCCATCCCTTCCTCGGAAAAGGCCAGATGCTGTTCGATCTTCTTTGCGGCATGTCCCATGATGTTCTTGCTGATCACATCACCGATATTCTCGATATCATTGACGATATACAGCAACTCCACCCCGCGGCTGGACTGGTCTCCGGAGAGGTCCTCCTGGGTTATCTTGACCACGAAGGGGGTTATGGCCTCCTCCAGCAGGTCCACCTTATCGTCATCGGCCACCAGTTGGTTTCTCAGATTGATATCGTTCTTTTCCAGAACATCACAGGAGCGGACCAGCATATCCCTGACCAGGTCGGCCATTCTCAGTAACTCCTGGGATACTTGGCCGATAGCCAACGACGGCGTTTCTAAAGCCCGCTCATCAAGGTATTTTGGCCCGAATATTTTTTGCCGGGGGGAGACCACCGGAACCATCCTGTTGAGAAATTTCCCGAACGGCTTAAGCCAGGGCAGGAAGAGCAGCGAGGCCAGCACGTTGAAAATGGTGTGGGCATTGGCTATCTGCCTGGCGGTATCTCCCCCGAACCTCTGAACCAATGTTATAAAAGGAACGATAAAGATCAGGGCCGCGATTCCGGCCAGGACCTTGAAGATGGTGTGCCCCCAGGCCACCTTTATCGATTCCTGATTGCCGCCCCAGGCCGCCATCAGGGCCGCTCCGCAGGTGCCGATGTTGGCCCCGATGATTATGGGCATGGCGGCCGGCAGGGCTATAATATCCTGAAAGGCCAAAGTCAGCATTATCCCGATGGTGACGGCCGAGGACCTCACCAGCAGGGTGAACATCACTCCGATCAGCACCCCCAGCAGCGGGAGGGAACCCATCCCGGCGAACAGGCTCAGGAACCAGGGCATGGATTTCAAGGGAAGCAACGAATCGGCGGTCAGCTTCATGCCGTAGAAAATAAGGCCGAAGCCGAATACTATCTGGGGATAATATCTCCAGGGCCGCTTTCCGGCTATCATCATGGCCAGGAATCCGCCCACCACCAAGGCCAGGCAGTAATCGGACAGTTTGAAGGCGATCAGTTGGACGGTGATGGTGGTCCCGATATCGGCCCCCAGGATCACCCCCAGCGCCTGTCTCAAAGATATCAGCCCGGCGTTGGTCAGGGACACCAGCATTACGGTGGTGGCGGTGGACGACTGGACGATGCCCGTCACCAGAATCCCCACCCCCAGGCCCTTCAAGCGGTTGTCGGTCAGGTTCCACAGCATCTGTTTCAGTTTGGTGCCGGCGGCCTTCTGCAGGCCCCGGGAGCAGAATCTGATGCCGAACAGAAAGAGCGCCAGGCCGCCGATGGCCCCCAGCAATGATATCAGCCACCAGTGATTCTGGTAGGAGTTGAAAGAAAAGGTGACCGCCTTTTTGGAATCGGTGGCCAGGTGCGCCTGAATATAGATCGTCTCCAGTTGCTTATGAGGAATGATCCGGCAGATGGCATTGCCCTTGACGTCGGAGACCGCCGTATCGGGTTCCACCTCGGCGGTGCCCTCTCCCACCGGCACGAAGGCCACCCTGGCCCCGGCCACCGGCCGGCCCCGGGCATCGGTGATCTGCACCACCAGGGGATGGCCGGCCGGCTTCCCGATGGTCACCGCCTGGCGGTCGCCGGAGACATCGTTGCCCAGAGCATCCACCGCCTTGCTGATGCGGTGATCGGCCCCCCACAGCGGCATTGAAAAAAGCGATGCCGCCAGGCCTAACAGCAATATTTTTGGGATCCGGCTCACTCGGCCAGGTTGACCTCTATCACAAAGATCCCTTTATATCCCAGGGCCTTGGCCCGGCTCTTGAGATTATCTGCATCCCGCCGGGTAAGGTTATTCCCCACCTGCACCTTATAATAGGGCTCGGCCTCGGAGACATAGATCTGCTGGTCGCCAAACTTCCACCTGGCCTCCTCGGCCACCTTGCGGGCGTTCTCCAGGGTGGCCGAAGCGAATATCTGGACCCTCCACCCCCAGACGCTCTGGACCGCCCCCTTGCTGCCAACATACTGGCTCCCCGTGGTCTCCGGGGCCGGAGCGGCCGGGGTGACTTCGGTGAACGGCTGCTTGACCGGCTCCTGGACAACCGGTTCCTTGACCGGCTCCTGCACCGCTGGTTTTTTGGCGGAGCATCCCGCCAGCGCCGCCAGGATCAGGATAATTGATAAATGTTTGATCTTCATTAAGGTCTCCTTCGCCCATGAAAATTGTTTATAGATATTCTTTCAGGTCTTGGTTGGCCCTTACCTGTTCCAGTAATTTTTTCACTTCCTGCGCCTTTGACCGGGGGCAGACCATCACGGCATTGCCAGATTTGACGATGATCAGGTCGCTGACCCCCACCGCCGCCACCAGGCCCTCATCGCACAGGGCGATATTGTCCTGGCAATCCAGCATTTCCACCTGGCCCAGCTTGATATTGCCCCGCTGGTCCTTAGGATGGAACCTCTCCAGGGCCTCCCACGATCCCAGGTCGTCCCAGCCGAACTCACCCTTGATCACCGCCACCTTGTCGGCCTTTTCCATAATCCCGTAGTCGATGGATATCTTCTCCACCGCCTGGTAGAATTCGGCGAACTTCTCCCTGCCGGCCGCCAGGCCGCCCTGGGCCTGCCACTCCATCAATGGTTCGTACAGTTTGGGCATGTGCTGCTTGAAGCTCTGCAGGATGGCGGCTGCCTTCCAGATGAAGATCCCGCCGTTCCAGTAAAAATACCCGCTGCGGTAGAATCTCCGGGCGGTCTCCATATCCGGTTTCTCCCGGAAGCTTTTTACCATGAAGCAGGGAATGCGGCAATCCGGCAGGACCTCCCCCCGTTCGATATATCCGTAGCCGGTCTCGGGCCGGTCGGGCTTGAGTCCGATGGTTACCAGGTAGTCCTTTTCAGCCAGCTCCATGCCCTGCAACAGCACCTGGCGGAACATCTCTATGTCCCCTATGTGGTGGTCCGATGGCAGTACCATCATCACCCCGGAGGGGTCCTCTTTGAATATCTCGGCCGCCGCCACAGCGATGGCCGGGGCGGTATTGCGCCCCATCGGTTCGCCGATCAGCCTGACGTCCTTTATCCCGCTCTGTTTGATGGGCTCGATCAGATCGGCGCTGGTCACCACCCACTGCCGCTCCCGGCTGGTCAAAGATTCCACCCGATCCAGGGTCTCCTGCAGCATGCTGTTCTGGCCGGCCAGAGCCAGCAGTTGTTTGGGTTTGTTCTCCCGGCTTTTTGGCCAGAAACGCTCGCCCTTTCCCCCGGCCAGGACCACGGCATAGATGTTGCTCATTTTCCCTTTCTGCTGATATGTTTGCTCTTTATCATGGCCGCCAGCAAGGGCAGCATTATCTCATGGTGGCCGGTGATGGAATATCCCTTGCCGCCACAGGAAATCGGACGGCGGACCACGTTGAGGTTGGGGCGGTAATGCTGGATCATATCGAAGTTGGCGGTGGTGAAGTTTTTCACCGGGTGGCCTAGGTTGCGGGCCACGGTCAGGGCCTTTAAAAAGACCTCCGGCAGTATCACCGAGGACCCCAGGTTGATGACCACCCCGCCCGACAATCTGGCTGTCTCTGCAGCCAGTATCCTGAAATCCCGGTGGCTGGCGCTGCCTATTGAGGCCCCGTCGGCCGAGGGATGCTGGTGGATGATGTCGGTGCCTACTGCCACATGGACCGTGAAAGGGATTTTCAGGCGATAGCACTCGGCCAGCAGGCTGTGGTTGATATAAGGAAATTTCTCCTCGTTCAGCATCAGCCCCAGGGATTCGCCGAAGCCCAGCTCCTGGGCGTCGCCCTGGATGACCGCCCCGTTGATCAGGTCGGCCGTCTCCCGGGCCATGCCGAAGGACCCGTCCTCCAGCCCGGCCGAAACATCCTCCGAGGTTCGCCCCCAGCAGGCCATCTCGAAATCGTGGATGGCCCCGGCCCCGTTGGTGGCCAGGCCGGTGATGAAGCCCATTTTCATCAGGTCGATGATCACCGGGTTCAGGCCGCATTTTATGGGGTGGGCCCCCATCATCAGGATCACCGGGCGCTTTTTGCGGCGGGCACCGATCACCGCCGCCGCCACCTCCCGCAGGTCGCGGGCCTTGAGGATATCGGGCAGGCCATTGATGAAATCCTCCAGCGGCTTTCCCGGATCGGGTATCGAAGCCAAATTGTCTCGTCCCACCCGGCTCTTTCGTTTGGCTATTGAGTGACGCTTGACCTTCGTCAGATCGGCCTCGGGATATCTTCCCATTATCGTTCCTAAAATAATGATTACTTTTCAGTGATGCCGGGGTTGTATTCCTTGAGCACCGCGTTGATGGAGCCGATGAGGATCTTGCTCTTCATCAGCACCGGGATCTTCCTTTCGTCGTCGGTCAGCCACACCCACAGCCGGCCCTTGCTCTCGAACAGGCCCGGGGTCCTTAAGACCGGCTCCACCACCAGGCATTCCACCTTGCCGAAAATGGTGTTCAGCGTCTCCCGGCGATAGACCTTGACCTCCAGGGGATAATTCTTCTTGTCGGTGTGGTTGTCGATGTAGATGGACTGGCCCACCTCCAGAGGAAACAGCCGGGCCCAGAACAGGGAGATCAGGATGTCCTTGGCCTCCGGGATCAGATCGATAATCTGGCCGGTGCTGTAGACGGCTTTTTTATTCTCCTGGTCGAATTCCACCGACTCCTCGTGGCGGTATTTGCCCTCCCGGATCTTCTTCTGATAACGCAGGCTGTACATCTTATCGTAATCGACAAAGGATTCGATCCGATCGTGCACCCGGTAGAAGAACGAAAAAGTGGGATTGGACCAGGTCTCGTTAACGATATGATAGGCCCGGCGGCCCCCGGCCCAGGTCAGCTCGCTGTCCACCCGCATGAAGGAATAGCCGGCATTGATCCCGGCATATTCTATGGAATAGGTCAGCTTCTCTCCGCGTTTCAGTTTTTTCCCGGGGTTAACTGATTTCAAAGTGTCTACCGCAGTGCTGTCTCCCATGGCCATGCTTGATATAAGCAGAACAGACAAAAAGCAAAACAAAGGAACCGGTCTTTTTGACAAATTCATAATTCCCGATAAAATAATTAAAACTTGTTTTTGAATGATTCTACGGTCCGGGCAAAAACCGCATCCACCGTGATCTTCTCCATGCAGTCGTATTCATGACATTTTTGCCCGACGCATTTGCGGCAGAGTTCAACCGGCGGGACAAGGGTCTCATGCCCCGGACCATACGGCCCCCAGCGTTTGGGGTGGCAGGGGATCATCGGGCAGTACAGTCCTATCACCCTAGTCCTCACCGCCGTGGCAATATGGAGAGGCCCGGTGCTGTTGGCCACCATTAATTTTGCCTGCGACAGAAAGGCGGCCAGCTCCGGCAGGGACAACCCCGACACCCAGGCCGGTTGGGTCTTAAGATAAGCCTGCAGTTTTTCTTTGATGTGTTCTTCGCCCGGCCCCAGCGTCACGGCTACTTTTATTTTCTGAATTCTGAATTCTGAATTCTGAATTCGATCTATCACCTTGGCAAACTTTTGGATTGGCCAATCCCTGGCCGACCCCCCGCTGCCGGGATGAATGACGATGAACGGCTGGTTGATGTCTATGATGCCGGACAGTTTCCTGGCCGTCTGCTCCTTCAGGTCCGGCGGGATAATTATCTCCGGTAGGTATTCTTTTCCCTCGCCGGAAGGCAGGCCCAGCCCGGATCTCACCAGGGCCAAATTGTGTTCCAGCTCGTGCTTCAGGCTGAACTTGCGGTGCTGTTTCACCCGGCGGTTGAATAAAAGGCTGTATAATCTGTAGGCCGTGCCGATCCTGACCGGGATCCCGGCCAGCCATGTGGCCCAGGCCAGCCGGCTGGTGGGGTGCAGCACCACGACCAGATCGAAATCATGGTCTTTAAGCCTCTTGGCCAGCGCCCGGGCGTTAAGATTTGGATCATCGTTGATGACCGCATCGACCGATTTTGAAAGGGCGATCAGCGGGGCGGTGTAATCCCGGGCCAGAAATGTGATCCGGCATCCGGGATAAATATCCTTTAAAAGAGCGGCGGCGGGCAACGACAGGATCACATCCCCGATCCGGTCGGTCCTTACCAGCAGTATGTTTTTGTATGTTTTATTAGACAATTTACTGAAGAAATATTTTAAATTTAACCTCACCCTTCCCTCTCCTAAAGCATTAGGAGAGGGGTAGGGGAGAGGTCAATGTCTTATTTTGAGATGATTGTATCCCTTCTTGGCCGCCTGGAAAATGGCCCCCAGGTCCAGATCTTTTACGCATTCCAGGCTGTCGCAGGATTTCTTCCAGCAGGGACTGCAATCCAGGTCGGGAACGATCCTCTCCCCCCGGCCGAACAGTTCTATCTCGCTGGCGCAGGACAGCCCGAACCAGACCACCACATATTTTTTGAGGGCAATGGCCATGTGCATGGCCGAGGTGTCCCCGGTGATCACCAGGTCGCAGGCGTCCACGTAGACCATGCCCCGGCGGATGCCCTCGTCGGTGGGACTGTTAATGATAAAGGCCCCGGCCCGGTCCTTGATCTCCTTGTTGCGTTGGCTCTCGGCCTTTCCGCCCAGCAGCATTATCCGGACATTGGGCAGCTCGTTCTGGATCCGGCCGATCAGTTCCAGATGCTGTTCGATGGTCATCTTCTTGTTGGGGAAAAGGTCGGAACAGCCGGTATTGAAGCCGATAACCACCTCGTTCTTCTCGATCCCGTTGTTCCGGCGGTAGGCCGCAGCCCAGGCCTTCTCCTCCGGGGTCAGCTCCAACACGTAGTCCTCGCCCTGGTAATCCAGCGCCATGGCCTGGGCCAGGAATTGTATCCCGGTCACCTGGTTCTTCTTGAATTTCAGATCGTCGTCGATGCCCAGGCGGTAGGCGTATTCGGCCTCGGGGTTGAAATAAGTGATGGCCCCGTTCTGGTCCAGGGCGAAGCCCAGCTTTTCCTCGGCCTGAACCAGCATGGCCAAAGCATCCGAGCGGTAGGCCTTGTCGATGGAATAGATCTTGTCGTATTTGATGGCCTGCAGGATGCTGACGGTCTCGAAATCGTAGGGCCAGAGCTTGTCGATGTAGGGGTTGTTCTGCAGCAGGGGAATGGCCATCGGCAGGGTCACCCAATGGATGGTGCTCTGGGGATCCTTGCGCTTGATGGCCGGCAGCAGGGCGGTGGTCATCAGCACCGCGCCCAGGGCGTCCAGGTTGATGATCAGTATCTTTTTGCCGCGGGGCTTTTGCTCCTGGCAGGTCTCGCACAGCCAGCCCGGCCGGCAGGGCTTGTAGCCGTTAAAATCCTTGCAGTCTATGGTGGGATTCAAATTTCGTAACCTATAAGTAAGTTAATATATTACAATTTACGACTTTAGGGTTTTATTATAACAAAATAAAGGGAAATTGCAACAGAAATATGCATGGTTTGAACTTTAACGCTTTGCCCTCCGTTTCAATAGCTTTTATCATCACTCTTAGTCATTGCGAGATTTACTTTCCTTGACGCAAACGAAGCAATCCCCGAGCTGCTTGCTTTTTTAAAGCCAGGAGAAGACGCTTCGATTGTAAAATAAGAGTCATCTCGCGACGACCTTTTCATTTGGTGATCAACAACCTGGTTGAGAATGTGCTATCAATGGTAAAATAAAAAACGGCCCGTAAGGCCGTTTCCAAAGTAATCGGATATTTTACTTCTATTAAATCTTATTATAATACCGCGCCCCGAAGTAATCCAGCCCCGACCAGTCCCGCTCCTTGACAGCCTGCCCTGAGCGAGACCGTATCGCGGTCGAGTCGAACGGGTGAACTTGCGGTTATTGCTGTGCCCTGCGGCTTAACCGCAGGGCACAATAGGATACGCCGTTGCCTACGCTATTATTTACTTCCCTAATTCATCAACATATCTTTTAAATATTGCCAAAGCATCCGGTTCTCTTTCTAATAATGCATCATGGTGCTCATTGTCTTTGATCAACTCCTTATAACCCCAAGACGCTTTTACAAGAATATCCGGTTCTGTAAAAAAGTCCC
This portion of the Candidatus Edwardsbacteria bacterium genome encodes:
- a CDS encoding glycosyltransferase family 9 protein, producing the protein MRLNLKYFFSKLSNKTYKNILLVRTDRIGDVILSLPAAALLKDIYPGCRITFLARDYTAPLIALSKSVDAVINDDPNLNARALAKRLKDHDFDLVVVLHPTSRLAWATWLAGIPVRIGTAYRLYSLLFNRRVKQHRKFSLKHELEHNLALVRSGLGLPSGEGKEYLPEIIIPPDLKEQTARKLSGIIDINQPFIVIHPGSGGSARDWPIQKFAKVIDRIQNSEFRIQKIKVAVTLGPGEEHIKEKLQAYLKTQPAWVSGLSLPELAAFLSQAKLMVANSTGPLHIATAVRTRVIGLYCPMIPCHPKRWGPYGPGHETLVPPVELCRKCVGQKCHEYDCMEKITVDAVFARTVESFKNKF
- a CDS encoding glycosyltransferase family 9 protein encodes the protein MNPTIDCKDFNGYKPCRPGWLCETCQEQKPRGKKILIINLDALGAVLMTTALLPAIKRKDPQSTIHWVTLPMAIPLLQNNPYIDKLWPYDFETVSILQAIKYDKIYSIDKAYRSDALAMLVQAEEKLGFALDQNGAITYFNPEAEYAYRLGIDDDLKFKKNQVTGIQFLAQAMALDYQGEDYVLELTPEEKAWAAAYRRNNGIEKNEVVIGFNTGCSDLFPNKKMTIEQHLELIGRIQNELPNVRIMLLGGKAESQRNKEIKDRAGAFIINSPTDEGIRRGMVYVDACDLVITGDTSAMHMAIALKKYVVVWFGLSCASEIELFGRGERIVPDLDCSPCWKKSCDSLECVKDLDLGAIFQAAKKGYNHLKIRH